A genomic segment from Rhizoctonia solani chromosome 11, complete sequence encodes:
- a CDS encoding beta-1,4-D-glucan cellobiohydrolase, producing the protein MYFLALIPLYLAAANAQQVGTLKTEVHPSLPWQKCTKSGGCVTQSQGKVVLDANWRWVHTTSGYANCYTGQKWDASVCPDGVTCAQNCAVDGADYSGTYGITTSGNALTLKFVTKGENSNVGSRVYLMASDDTNYEMFKLKNQEFTFDVDVSNLPCGLNGALYFSEMAADGGKSKYANNKAGAKYGTGYCDAQCPRDIKFINGEANVAGWTGSDTDASSGKGNYGTCCNEMDIWEANSIANAYTPHPCTVTGQTRCSGTQCADYCDQPGCDWNPYRMGDKDLYGPGKVVDTKKKMTVVTQFITADNTPTASWSRSGACTSRTASDPEHQVDDPGSDAVRLDHGLVLRSAKVGVRGHERVRAKGRDGDDGQVVPGRSGAGDVDLGRPRGAHAVAGQQLPAGPRRQQARRGSRVVPHELRGPEGRGVAVAERVCDVLEHPHDDGSYDSGAYTHVRDCSGTDNAEGKDTLDRLHALLHTRAR; encoded by the exons ATGTATTTCCTCGCTCTTATCCCGCTCTACCTCGCCGCCGCCAACGCTCAGCAGGTCGGCACCCTCAAGACCGAGGTCCACCCCTCCCTTCCCTGGCAAAAGTGCACAAAGTCCGGCGGATGCGTCACCCAGTCTCAGGGCAAGGTCGTGCTCGACGCCAACTGGCGATGGGTCCATACTACTAGCGGCTACGCCAACTGCTATACCGGCCAGAAGTGGGACGCGTCCGTGTGCCCCGATGGAGTGACGTGCGCTCAGAACTGCGCCGTCGACGGAGCCGACTACTCCGGGACCTACGGCATCACCACGTCGGGCAACGCGCTGACGCTGAAGTTTGTGACCAAGGGCGAGAACTCGAACGTGGGATCGCGAGTGTACCTGATGGCGTCGGACGACACGAACTACGAGATGTTCAAGCTGAAGAACCAGGAGTTCACGTTCGACGTGGACGTGTCGAACCTTCCGTGCGGACTGAACGGAGCGCTGTACTTTAGCGAGATGGCGGCGGACGGAGGAAAGTCGAAGTACGCGAACAACAAGGCGGGTGCGAAGTACGGGACGGGATACTGCGACGCGCAGTGCCCTCGAGACATCAAGTTTATCAACGGCGAG GCCAACGTCGCCGGATGGACCGGATCAGACACCGACGCAAGCTCCGGCAAGGGAAACTACGGCACATGCTGCAACGAGATGGACATCTGGGAGGCCAACTCCATCGccaacgcatacaccccTCACCCCTGCACCGTCACCGGCCAGACTCGCTGCTCCGGCACCCAGTGCGCCGACTACTGCGACCAGCCCGGATGCGACTGGAACCCGTACCGCATGGGCGACAAGGACCTGTACGGACCGGGCAAGGTCGTGGACACCAAGAAGAAGATGACGGTCGTCACCCAGTTCATCACCGCCGACAACACGCCAACGGCAAGCTGGTCGAGATCCGGCGCCTGTACGTCCAGGACGGCAAGTGATCCAGAACACCAAGTCGACGATCCCGGGTCTGACGCAGTACGACTCGATCACGGACTCGTTCTGCGCAGCGCAAAAGTCGGTGTTCGAGGACACGAACGTGTACGCGCAAAAGGGCGGGATGGCGACGATGGACAAGTCGTTCCAGGCCGGAGTGGTGCTGGTGATGTCGATCTGGGACGACCACGCGGCGCACATGCTGTGGCTGGACAGCAACTACCCGCTGGACCGCGACGCCAGCAAGCCCGGCGTGGCTCGCGGGTCGTGCCCCACGAGCTCCGGGGACCCGAAGGACGTGGAGTCGCAGTCGCCGAACGCGTCTGTGACGTTCTCGAACATCCG CACGACGACGGGAGCTACGACTCCGGGGCCT ACACCCACGTCCGGGACTGTTCCGGTACGGACAATGCGGAGGGCAAGGATACACTGGACCGACT
- a CDS encoding CVNH domain protein — protein MSFAESANPATIQLADGHYLVAELQDSEGNWHQSSIDLDRFIGNIDGKLTWGEVDFSQSTKNVWLDTTFAPSLILLKGEGRCEGDESYAEEDALNLNEFIQNVEGEFQYSGEGAPVSGRASTRHHVYPGITTRVPLSDERHLHYHHRGTEFSLHKSQIEFDGPNYFTFYFLANSKQRRIELHRDPGLFRIIVSYLSGYNIFPLDERSIPPTMTSETVLQNLRADAVFYQLSGLVCACDEFIEQQRIKQTPQNQYLVLGNVYRCHFSVEFDELQTNTEPASSWRLHANKDILSKTPFDDMITVESMLDEGIDGLQAIAKVEGFTTHTLGEFDPRRWKLVGWHIDESRFGGDDENFDWDLHDIDYRLLIVLEDLKAE, from the exons ATGTCATTCGCAGAATCCGCAAATCCTGCAACCATCCAGCTTGCCGATGGACATTACCTGGTAGCTGAGCTCCAAGACTCGGAAGGCAACTGGCACCAATCTTCAATCGACCTCGACCGTTTCATTGGAAACATTGATGGGAAGCTTACTTGGGGCGAAGTTGACTTTTCTCAGTCGACAAAAAATGTCTGGCTTGACACAACCTTCGCCCCATCGTTGATTTTACTAAAGGGCGAGGGCCGATGTGAAGGCGACGAATCTTATGCTGAAGAGGATGCACTCAATCTAAATGAATTTATCCAAAACGTTGAGGGCGAATTCCAGTACTCGGGC GAAGGCGCTCCCGTCAGCGGAAGGGCTTCAACCCGCCACCACGTGTACCCGGGAATCACAACACGCGTGCCTCTATCCGATGAACGACACCTACATTATCACCATCGTGGTACAGAATTCTCGCTTCACAAATCCCAGATCGAGTTCGATGGTCCCAATTACTTTACTTTCTATTTTCTGGCAAACTCTAAACAACGCCGGATCGAGCTACATCGGGACCCCGGCTTGTTTCGTATTATTGTGTCCTACTTGAGTGGATACAATATTTTCCCTCTGGACGAAAGGTCTATCCCACCAACGATGACTTCTGAGACAGTGCTGCAGAACCTGCGCGCGGACGCGGTGTTCTACCAGCTCAGCGGactggtctgtgcttgtgatgAGTTCATCGAACAGCAACGCATCAAACAAACACCTCAAAATCAGTATCTAGTCCTAGGGAACGTGTACAGATGTCATTTTAGTGTGGAGTTCG ACGAACTTCAGACAAACACAGAGCCAGCCTCTAGTTGGAGGCTCCACGCTAATAAGGATATTCTGTCCAAGACCCCATTTGATGATATGATCACGGTTGAATCAATGTTGGATGAGGGAATTGACGGCCTGCAAGCGATTGCCAAGGTCGAAGGTTTTACGACCCATACACTGGGAGAATTCGATCCTCGTAGGTGGAAGCTAGTTGGTTGGCATATTGACGAATCTAGGTTCGGGGGAGATGACGAGAACTTCGACTGGGACCTTCATGATATTGATTACCGACTGTTGATTGTCCTTGAGGATTTAAAAGCAGAGTAG
- a CDS encoding Fungal specific transcription factor domain: MHSTPGRKPNGRLKIKVEQATCDQCRLNKVQCLAPDSVEERCRQCKASATNCTWVIGPRPFGRSPPSPSFVSYLENRVGELERKLKHILPGINLNRELETLAQLPALPPPQPTFTHLSPSTSTPQSSPSPAATPFQHIPAQNEPPVLNSAPALLKQVRQVTLSSPLAQAPRLKNDMYWSATASTKEEEPRFHGTSSGEILLRDAKEIRREYVPWAGSGKILRRRHEFWEAPLPERRCRDAELDPVELPPADLIRSLVNLFFRHMNTFYPIFHRGWFEHRLLSGAHLASDTTGRTFARLLLLVCAVASRWSSDPRVFIQGQTLSAGYEFFRRAGPVTWAVRAQPSIYDVQICILSAMFLHGTSTHYAGWVVLGIGIRLAQDVGAHRRKEGDTIENELYKRAFWTLLIFDRMICAALGRPSAMQDTDSDLEPLIEIDDEDWPIEGARSQDLEKPSRLSYFNGLIGITRILGRAIQTLYALDRTKRQMGLVGSQKEGELLVDLQRHLEQWKQTIPSHLRIETASGIFVEQAIALWSTYHHVNIIIHREFITKESVLTANCLNRCRRSAHECARLLDLQLRSEECHIIPVTVQAAFSSAMVLTFDLLSGEKASRNDRGDPWPSTEDWYPKVEKEANLKTCMLILELAETKYYIAGRWHDTLKEFLHSGVKLDSFRPEHKVQGSSPSIDQPPANRRDSGSMPGPGEPYPFNFTYDPPRGPSYGPEQVSGMVAGTATSSPSLSVAAYNTFVLPYTAPSNVPAAVYPHSAYLPDAYYGGDTAIPFPGYVSQLNFDPNQGREEEYEWERQASTSQWQQHIYNPWYTQGGNAPQGR, translated from the exons ATGCATTCGACTCCAGGCCGGAAACCGAATGGACGCCTAAAGATAAAGGTTGAACAAGCCACGTGCGACCAGTGTCGGCTGAACAAG GTACAATGCCTCGCGCCCGACTCGGTTGAAGAGCGCTGCAGACAATGTAAAGCTTCCGCCACCAATTGCACCTGGGTCATTGGTCCTAGACCGTTTGGACGCTCTCCGCCTTCCCCTTC TTTTGTGTCATACCTCGAGAATCGGGTTGGGGAGCTCGAGCGCAAGCTGAAACAT ATTCTTCCAGGAATAAACTTGAACCGGGAGCTGGAGACCTTGGCACAACTTCCCGCTTTACCACCACCGCAACCGACCTTTACTCACCTGTCTCCTAGCACTTCAACCCCTCAGTCTTCGCCTAGCCCTGCGGCGACGCCGTTTCAACATATTCCCGCTCAGAATGAGCCGCCGGTGCTGAATTCTGCGCCAGCACTCCTCAAACAAGTCCGCCAAGTCACACTTTCCTCTCCTCTGGCACAAGCACCCCGGCTCAAGAATGACATGTACTGGTCAGCAACGGCCTCAACTAAAGAAGAAGAACCTCGCTTCCATGGTACATCGAGTGGAGAGATCCTACTCCGAGACGCAAAAGAAATAAGGCGTGAGTACGTGCCTTGGGCAGGGAGTGGCAAAATCCTACGACGAAGACACGAATTTTGGGAAGCTCCGCTGCCTGAAAGGCGATGCCGTGACGCCGAACTCGATCCCGTAGAACTTCCTCCGGCAGATTTGATTCGATCGCTTGTCAACTTGTTCTTCCGACACATGAACACGTTTTATCCCATCTTCCACAGAGGATGGTTCGAGCACCGGCTTTTGTCTGGGGCGCACCTAGCTTCCGACACCACGGGTCGAACGTTTGCTCGCCTTTTGCTCCTCGTTTGCGCGGTCGCCAGTCGTTGGAGTTCGGATCCACGGGTATTCATACAAGGCCAGACACTCAGTGCTGGCTATGAGTTCTTTCGCAGAGCTGGTCCGGTAACATGGGCTGTCAGAGCTCAGCCGAGTATATATGACGTCCAAATATGTATT CTCTCAGCTATGTTCCTTCATGGCACCTCGACACACTACGCCGGATGGGTCGTTTTGGGAATTGGGATCCGCCTTGCGCAGGATGTCGGAGCCCACAGAAGGAAGGAAGGGGACACAATCGAGAATGAACTCTACAAGCGCGCTTTTTG GACTTTGCTGATTTTTGATCGTATGATCTG TGCGGCGCTTGGAAGACCCTCTGCTATGCAGGATACTGA TTCCGACTTGGAACCGCTAATCGAAATAGACGATGAAGACTGGCCAATCGAGGGCGCTCGCTCCCAGGATCTGGAAAAGCCATCACGTCTGTCGTATTTTAATGGCTTGATTGGGATCACCCGAATCTTGGGGCGAGCCATTCAAACCCTG TACGCGCTTGACCGAACAAAACGGCAAATGGGACTGGTTGGGTCTCAAAAAGAGGGAGAGCTGTTAGTCGACTTGCAAAGACACTTGGAGCAATGGAAGCAAACTATACCATCTCACC TTCGAATTGAGACAGCCTCGGGTATATTTGTCGAGCAAGCAATTGCTTTATGGTCAACTTATCACCATGTCAACATTATCATCCATAGAGAATTCATTACCAAGGAGTCTGTGTTGACTG CCAACTGTCTGAATAGATGCCGACGTTCCGCTCACGAATGTGCCAGGCTCCTCGATTTGCAACTTCGAAGTGAAGAATGTCACATTATACCTGTCACGGTTCAAGCCGCCTTTTCAAGTGCCATGGTCTTGACCTTTGACTTGTTGTCAGGAGAGAAAGCTTCTCGTAATGACCGAGGCGATCCATGGCCATCCACCGAAGACTGGTACCCTAAAGTGGAAAAGGAGGCAAACTTGAAGACATGCATGCTCATACTGGAGTTGGCCGAGACAAAGTATTACATTGCTGGACGATGGCA CGATACATTGAAAGAATTTCTTCACTCTGGTGTTAAGTTGGACAGCTTTAGGCCTGAGCATAAGGTGCAAGGATCGAGCCCTAGTATTGATCAACCTCCCGCCAACCGAAGAGATAGTGGATCCATGCCCGGACCTGGGGAACCATACCCATTTAACTTCACGTATGATCCTCCTCGTGGCCCAAGTTACGGGCCTGAACAAGTATCGGGTATGGTCGCTGGTACAGCTACTTCTTCACCATCCCTTTCAGTAGCTGCCTACAACACGTTCGTCCTACCATACACCGCACCTTCTAATGTACCAGCAGCTGTATACCCCCATAGCGCGTACCTCCCGGATGCGTATTACGGTGGTGATACTGCCATTCCTTTTCCTGGATATGTTTCACAGCTCAATTTTGACCCAAATCAGggaagagaagaagaatacgagtgGGAGAGACAAGCCTC GACGTCACAATGGCAACAGCATATTTACAACCCGTGGTATACTCAAGGTGGAAACGCACCTCAAGGTCGTTAG
- a CDS encoding proline-rich family protein, which yields MHAKSTISTKVASSTTLDFGRMDTDIERRQWCVRAELTSGSESLNSTGISGCQPGAKSNRLPRNLDMFGVVFSLALPRDNFAQNLVTSAGGPVDQQAGVHSCLFFWSPVITAKEDYITDDQLTKGHVSQSATRDYAPHYPYCHCCTPLWTAICVWIRPFACSYGFTLVWHCPLSLHIVRRFYSRLRLRRIYMPPDEPTRSLTTRISPPSTGSSSSTFCFLPFCLSLRLDVSSRPVRHSFDINLRFDSVQLSLFFAHLNFLFAFLKMARFTAFAALLAVSASALPLHKRIAQTTIDAVKPWEAACNQAGGGAQCNNIAVTAAGTLLAAPPACAQQDSADAMITLAKSLDNDAEMIRLAQIFRQQPRNSPDSLASLYCQTAPKNKELEGLFQCQFAGVKQDTFTGNIKAGAAGTIPLGGNAPNPAGSCPANPDGPVDDGQQLNKLVQSPGSGNTGNNGGGNGNGSNADPESGNGNGDGSSTVTVTRTQITTITVTEGSPAPTGGTSITDAFTPVVTADAAKPFLLQNGKDAQELNRSFETLTASSSCNDGEQACVEGGFAQCVGGSFQITSCSGGLQCFALPLVNKAGTSITCDTEADAAARIAATGATGGVRG from the exons ATGCACGCAAAGTCGACGATATCGACAAAGGTAGCTTCCTCGACGACATTGGATTTTGGGAGGATGGATACGGACATTGAAAGGCGTCAATGGTGTGTGCGAGCCGAGTTGACGTCCGGAAGCGAAAGCCTGAACTCGACAGGCATTAGCGGCTGTCAACCAGGAGCCAAATCAAATCG CCTCCCTCGCAACCTGGATATGTTCGGGGTCGTATTCTCTTTGGCACTACCGCGTGATAACTTTGC GCAAAATCTGGTGACATCCGCGGGTGGCCCCGTCGACCAGCAAGCTGGTGTGCACTCGTGCTTATTCTTCTGGTC ACCTGTGATTACAGCCAAAGAAGACTACATTACTGATGACCAATTAACAAAGGGCCATGTGAGCCAATCAGCAACAAGGGACTATGCACCTCATTACCCCTATTGTCATTGTTGCACGCCGCTTTGGACCGCCATATGCGTTTGGATTCGACCATTTGCTTGTTCGTATGGCTTTACCCTTGTATGGCACTGCCCGTTGTCGTTGCATATTGTCCGGCGGTTCTATAGTAGACTTCGGCTGCGGAGGATATATATGCCCCCAGACGAGCCGACTCGATCCCTCACCACTCGAATCTCTCCGCCCTCTACCGGCTCTAGCAGCTCTACTTTCTGTTTTCTCCCTTTCTGTCTGTCTTTGAGACTTGACGTCTCTTCCCGCCCGGTGCGCCACTCATTCGACATCAACTTACGCTTCGACAGCGTCCAACTATCGTTATTTTTTGCACACTTGAATTTTTTGTTCGCTTTTTTGAAAATGGCCCGATTCACTGCTTTTGCTGCCCTCCTCGCCGTTTCCGCATCggctcttcctcttcacAAGCGTATTGCCCAAACAACCATTGATGCTGTCAAGCCATGGGAAGCGGCTTGCAACCAGGCTGGAGGTGGAGCTCAATGCAACAACATTGCCGTGACCGCTGCTGGAACTCTTCTAGCTGCTCCGCCTGCGTGTGCCCAACAGGACTCGGCGGATGCGATGATTACGCTCGCCAAGTCCCTCGACAATGACGCTGAGATGATTCGACTAGCGCAGATCTTCAGGCAACAGCCGAGGAACTCA CCGGATTCGCTGGCATCACTCTACTGCCAGACAGCGCCTAAAAATAAAGAACTTGAAGGCCTATTCCAGTGTCAATTTGCTGGAGTTAAGCAGGATACCTTCACTGGAAATATCAAGGCTGGCGCTG CCGGAACTATTCCTCTTGGTGGTAATGCGCCAAACCCGGCAGGCTCTTGCCCTGCTAACCCTGATGGGCCCGTCGATGATGGACAGCAGCTCAACAAGCTTGTTCAAAGTCCCGGGTCTGGTAACACCGGCAATAACGGTGGTGGTAATGGTAATGGTAGCAACGCTGACCCTGAGAGTGGAAATGGAAATGGGGACGGATCTAGCACCGTCACTGTCACCCGCACTCAAATTACCACCATCACCGTCACCGAGGGGAGCCCAGCTCCTACTGGTGGTACTTCCATAACCGATGCATTCACCCCGGTTGTAACTGCCGATGCCGCCAAACCCTTCTTATTGCAAAACGGCAAAGACGCCCAGGAGCTCAACCGATCTTTCGAAACCTTGACCGCTTCTTCAAGCTGCAATGACGGTGAACAGGCTTGTGTTGAGGGCGGGTTCGCTCAATGCGTTGGCGGATCTTTCCAGATTACCTCTTGCTCCGGAGGTCTGCAATGCTTCGCGCTTCCCCTTGTTAACAAGGCAGGCACGAGCATCACCTGCGACACCGAGGCTGATGCGGCTGCGCGGATCGCTGCTACGGGCGCCACTGGAGGTGTCCGAGGATAG
- a CDS encoding beta-1,4-D-glucan cellobiohydrolase has protein sequence MYFLALIPLYLAAANAQQVGTLKTEVHPSLPWQKCTKSGGCVTQSQGKVVLDANWRWVHTTSGYANCYTGQKWDASVCPDGVTCAQNCAVDGADYSGTYGITTSGNALTLKFVTKGENSNVGSRVYLMASDDTNYEMFKLKNQEFTFDVDVSNLPCGLNGALYFSEMAADGGKSKYANNKAGAKYGTGYCDAQCPRDIKFINGEANVAGWTGSDTDASSGKGNYGTCCNEMDIWEANSIANAYTPHPCTVTGQTRCSGTQCADYCDQPGCDWNPYRMGDKDLYGPGKVVDTKKKMTVVTQFITADNTANGKLVEIRRLYVQDGKVIQNTKSTIPGLTQYDSITDSFCAAQKSVFEDANVYAQKGGMATMDKSFQAGVVLVMSIWDDHAAHMLWLDSNYPLDRDASKPGVARGSCPTSSGDPKDVESQSPNASVTFSNIRFGDIGSTYSGGSTTPIPSTTTGATTPGPTPRPGLFLGTDNAEGKDYWTDSCVAPYTCKVTNQWYSQCL, from the exons ATGTATTTCCTCGCTCTTATCCCGCTCTACCTCGCCGCCGCCAACGCTCAGCAGGTCGGCACCCTCAAGACCGAGGTCCACCCCTCCCTTCCCTGGCAAAAGTGCACAAAGTCCGGCGGATGCGTCACCCAGTCTCAGGGCAAGGTCGTGCTCGACGCCAACTGGCGATGGGTCCATACTACTAGCGGCTACGCCAACTGCTATACCGGCCAGAAGTGGGACGCGTCCGTGTGCCCCGATGGAGTGACGTGCGCTCAGAACTGCGCCGTCGACGGAGCCGACTACTCCGGGACCTACGGCATCACCACGTCGGGCAACGCGCTGACGCTGAAGTTTGTGACCAAGGGCGAGAACTCGAACGTGGGATCGCGAGTGTACCTGATGGCGTCGGACGACACGAACTACGAGATGTTCAAGCTGAAGAACCAGGAGTTCACGTTCGACGTGGACGTGTCGAACCTTCCGTGCGGACTGAACGGAGCGCTGTACTTTAGCGAGATGGCGGCGGACGGAGGAAAGTCGAAGTACGCGAACAACAAGGCGGGTGCGAAGTACGGGACGGGATACTGCGACGCGCAGTGCCCTCGAGACATCAAGTTTATCAACGGCGAG GCCAACGTCGCCGGATGGACCGGATCAGACACCGACGCAAGCTCCGGCAAGGGAAACTACGGCACATGCTGCAACGAGATGGACATCTGGGAGGCCAACTCCATCGccaacgcatacaccccTCACCCCTGCACCGTCACCGGCCAGACTCGCTGCTCCGGCACCCAGTGCGCCGACTACTGCGACCAGCCCGGATGCGACTGGAACCCGTACCGCATGGGCGACAAGGACCTGTACGGACCGGGCAAGGTCGTGGACACCAAGAAGAAGATGACGGTCGTCACCCAGTTCATCACCGCCGACAACACCGCCAACGGCAAGCTGGTCGAGATCCGGCGCCTGTACGTCCAGGACGGCAAGGTGATCCAGAACACCAAGTCGACGATTCCGGGTCTGACGCAGTACGACTCGATCACGGACTCGTTCTGCGCAGCGCAAAAGTCGGTGTTCGAGGACGCGAACGTGTACGCGCAAAAGGGCGGGATGGCGACGATGGACAAGTCGTTCCAGGCCGGAGTGGTGCTGGTGATGTCGATCTGGGACGACCACGCGGCGCACATGCTGTGGCTGGACAGCAACTACCCGCTGGACCGCGACGCCAGCAAGCCCGGCGTGGCTCGCGGGTCGTGCCCCACGAGCTCCGGGGACCCGAAGGACGTGGAGTCGCAGTCGCCGAACGCGTCTGTGACGTTCTCGAACATCCGGTTCGGAGACATCGGGTCGACGTACAGCGGCGGGTCGACGACGCCGATCCCTAGCACGACGACGGGAGCTACGACTCCGGGGCCT ACACCACGTCCGGGACTGTTCCTCGGTACGGACAATGCGGAGGGCAAGGATTACTGGACCGACT CATGCGTTGCTCCATACACGTGCAAGGTGACGAATCAGTGGTACTCTCAGTGCCTGTGA